Within Cololabis saira isolate AMF1-May2022 chromosome 14, fColSai1.1, whole genome shotgun sequence, the genomic segment ACCCCGCAGACAATGGAGCTTACcagcaaaaattaaaaaaaataagcgtTCCCGGAGGGACCACTGCCCACAGTGCGACACTTTGTAACGAAATACTGGGTTCATCAGACCACGGGCTCTGTAGCACAGGCCGTGGAATTTGCATCCCACGAACAAAGGGCGCTGGCCGTGAAAGACAAGTCAGGGGGAGGAACGCAGGAGGAAATTGGGAAAACAGACGAAAATCTGATCCAAATTGCTGCCATTGCGGGAAACCTGGACATTTTTCCAGGGATTGCAAGACTAAtcttgcaaataaaagaaaacagccACAGCAAGATAAACGCCCCAAATAATCCCAACTCAGCCAAACAGAAATGAGTAGTACCTGAACCTCCGAAACAGGGTCCAAACGATGTGGTAGACATCTTTGCAGCCCTTAAACATGCCCGTCAAAATAATGAATTGCCATTCATAACCCTCAGTATTCAAGGGGAAAACTATCGCTGTCTTTGTGATTCTGGGGCTGTGTAACTTCTGCAGGACCTGGATTCCAGAATATGCTAAAGTTATCCAGCCTATTCAAAACATTATCTATGGTCTCTCACAGACAAGGTAATTTGGAACCCAGCCACTATTCAGGCATTCATAACACTGAAACAGTTGTTGCAAACAAATGTCGTCCTGGCATTGCCTGATTACGATAGACCGTTTTATCTTTCGGTTGATGCAGCAGAGGGTTTTATGAAGGCCGTACTGCAGATCAGGCAGCAAAACGAGCTGCCACTCGAAATGACCCTCACGCTGACTTACTTTTTATCTTAGCTCCACTCGATTCCATGATCATAAGTGATGCTCAAAAGACAGAACCTTTGAATGATCAAAAGACGTGGTTAAAATTCAGACCCGGAATAAAAAATTATGTTCAGTATGTCAATGGCAAGCCGATCCTTCCCCAGTCACTTTTTAAAGGGGCAGCACAGATGAGTCACGGGTTTAACCCATGTCTCAACAGGGGGGGATGGTAAACATAGTAAATGAAACATTCCATACTTTAAATTTTTTGGATTATGCCAGAGACTTCTGCAGACGGTGCATGATATGTATGAAACATAATGCACAAGGGAGACTGAGACCCAAAAGGGGAAGGTTCCCAGAACCAAAACATCCGTTTGAAGTAATTCAAATGGACTTCATTGAACTTTTACCATCACAAGGATGTAAATACTGTTTGGTGATAGTAGACACATTTTCTAAATGGCCAGAAATGTACCCTGTAAAGCGTTGTGATGCTGTAACAGTGGCTAAACACCTGTGTTCACATTTTTCCCGACTTATGGTATTCCTCTTATCATAAGATCAGATAATGGAACTCATTTTGTAAATGAAGTGTTAGCATTGTGTGCCACCACCCTGGGGTTTGAGCTGAAGAATCATTGCTCATATCACCCCCAAAGAGCAGGACTAGTGGAAAGAACCAACGCTACGATAAAAGAGAGGCTCAGAAAAACTATGGCAGAAACTAGAAGACCTTGGCCCGATTGTCTGTCTCTAGTTAAAATGTGGATGCGTATTACTGCATGCCACGGAGGGTTAACTCTCTTCGAAATAGTACATGGGAGATGGTTCCCCCTCCCTAATACAGACGTGCCTCTTACCAAGAGTGATAATGAGCACACATTAGCGGACTGGATGAAAAGCAAGTTTTCCAACAGGCTTGTCAAGGAACACAATGATCTCCCAGAGTCTTCTGCTCCTATCTTACAGGCACTCAAGGCCGGAGACTTTGTCCTCGTCAAGGTCCTACGGCGAGACAACTGGGCGGCACCACGGTGGGACGGGCCGTATCAAGTTCTCCTGACGACACCCACGGCAATTAAAATTGCGGAAAGGCCCTCCTGGATCCACCAGTCACACTGTAAGCGCATCATCACCGAGCCAGAGTGAGAATCTACTGATAGAGTAGCAACGAAGCCCGGCTACAAAGGGGGCAGGAACCAATAGGGGCCTGTCGTCTCAAACCggtgaagaaaagaagacatGGCTCTGCGCTGTCTGGTGATCCTGGCCTTTTTGGGCCTCGTGGCGTGTACCCTGCTGATGCTTCGTTCCCCATCGGACATTCAACGCACCGCTGCCAGGAGTAAAAGGTCTGTGACTGATGTGATGAAATGTTCCACCTCTGACCCACACACCACTATTCTATGTGCTCCACGAACCAAGACCACCACCTTCGTCATCCCCTTCCACACGTCACCCAAGTCCAACGACGTGTGGCGACTCGACATGAGTGGGGTGATGAGGATGTTTGGTGGTAAGTATCCTGTAATGATTTGGTACATGACTCTTGGTGACTTTTACACGTGGTCCTGGAAATACCTCGTAGGTGAGTCCAACGCCGACTGGTCGTCCTCCACCACTGACCGGAAGGCTCTACAGTGGAGGAAGCAACTCAGCCTCACATCCTCCAGAAGAAACCTTGTCATCACTCTGCGACCTGACCAACGCAGCTCATCTAACGCTGCATCTTGTGCTGATTTCCTCATCTCTCCTTGGGTGGAGGCGAAGCCTCCCCGGTACCAGTACAAGATCTGCTACACGGACAGTGCTCCCAAAGTTGAAATCACAACATGGAATGGGAATGTGAAGAGTAAACATGATAAACATGTTCTAATCAATGGTAAAGGTGAAACAATGTCTGCTCCTATTACAAATGCATGGTCCGACCGAGACCGAGATCCTGCAGGACGAGTAAACTCCTGGTGGACGGCTGTGAAGTCTATTGTTGACGCCTTACATGTTAACTCCACTTGTTATGCATGTTCCCTCATGCCCCACTCACAGCGGGACTTGTCCTTTGTAAAACCTAAACCATTGACTGTCTCTGATGTTATCTGTGTGTTAAAGGGTATGTTCAAAGCGACGAATACGTCTGGAAAACCTGTCAGGACGAAGTGGTTAAAGTTGAACTTAACTGATGTCTCCGAATGTTCTCGCTGGAATCAGAATCTGATCGGAGTGAATGGCACGGAAGCCTGAGAACACCCTGACCTTAACCAGCCTGTGATGTCTATTGAACCTGCACAAGTTCCTGAAAACTTTCAACTTTGTTTCAGGCGTTCATATGTGGGTGCTAAACCGAGCGTTCCAGTAGGCTCCACCTCCGGCTGTCGGATGACAGTCAACGCCACGTGTGGTGAAGGGCCTCTTTATAATCAGTCGGTTTGCCTCGGTCCCCGCGCTAACGCCGCTTCTGTAAGTGACCTGACAGGTAACTTTTCTGACACAGAAGCTGTTTCCTGGCCTTCTGATGAAGGATGCAGCAGCCCCACCAGCGCTGCGTGGCTCTGTGGTTATGATGTGTATCAGGTCCCTCCCTACGGCTGGATCGGGACCTGCACCCTGATTTAACTCACACCTGCTATTACCCTGTACAACCAGTTGACATACTCCACCGTCATTATCCCCACTACAGGCAGAAGCGTGCTGGCGATGTTCCAGTACAGACCACCGTAGGAGAGAAGTTCTTTGCCGGTGTGTTTCCGTGGTGGGGGGCTGTTAAGAATGCTCACGGCGTAGAAGCAGTGCATGTTCAATTGGAGAACTTAACAGCAATTCTGACTAAGGGCATGTCATCTCTCCCGCCCGTCATGATCGCCACGCGTACCAGGCTGATCTTAGCCTCACAAGGAGGTTTGTGTCATGTCATTTGTGAAAAACGTTGTACTTACATTCCTGATGCGGCTGCAAATATTTCTGACACCCTCAGTCATATGAATGATCTGCTTGCGCAAATGAAAAAAGGTGATGCTTATGAATCCGCCTCCGGCTGGGATAtatggtcctggatctggtcagGAGGCTGGTCTGGAAGACCTATTAAGCTACTTATGCCCGTTGGTAGTGTTCCCATAttattatagttatagttaatatttatttcggtaaatcacaaaaaaatcaacaaatgagttaacacaggtttttccctggtcaacgtTGTGATTGTTTTGGCCGAGGAGGTCTGGGCTTGAGGCATAAAGCTtgtcttgcccaccttttaacagaatagaatatacaagaagaacaaattaagtatcatgggtctacacaaaataataataatagtaatagtgataataataccaataatgacaattatgataataataataataataataataataataacaacagtaatggcaataataatgatgatgataataatgatagctctgaaaacagaaagtgaaaagatgctgagGAAACCCGACAAAcccaatttaagttgtcattttatctcatgcatgtgtacattcttctttgtttgcttattgtgtttctatatatgtgtattacctttgctttgaataatatcttgtatgcttttattgagtttgttTAAGGTCGTTgtgtaatgagttccacagttttactcctaaaacagatatacatctgccttttgtgtttgttcttattgctgttgtgtcaaacattgctgTTCCCCTGAGGTCGTATTTGCCCTCTCTTGGCTTGAACAGTTCCTGCAGCCCGGAAGTGATTTGTTATAAGCCTTGTACATTATCAAAGTGGTGTTCAGATTAACTATGTCTTGCAATTTAAGTGTATTGTATTCTGTGTGTTCATTAGCTGCATCATACCCTCTGTCCGCTGTATGATATCATGTATGATCAACGTCTCCATGATTCAATATAGTGCTATGCTATGCTATGCGTCCACTGCTGAAGATTCGGACCTCGCACTGCTGGAGGCGAAATTCCAACAGGCGATGCAGGATGATGACGTGTAATTAATGATGATCTGGTAGAAAATGCTTGTCAAGTTACGAAGATTTGATATACTGCATGTGCATTATCCTAAAATGATAAACAGGGGGGAATGTTAGAGTGAGAATATTTTCCCATGATGTGGCCTGtttgatttgtttcttttatctatCTGCTTTTCTCACCATTCTTGGCTGCATCATGTGAGCCGTGTCAAGGTCGCCTCATCTGAATCTACTGTGCGATGATGTGATCCACACCACACCCACGGCACACCTACTTCCTGATTGTACTCTGAAATCTACACCCTTTtcttctgtaaatacacacccatTTTTTCATGTCTTTAAATAAACTTTGCTGGGGGCAGGACCGTTGTAGTTCGCTGCTCGTGCGCCTACCCAtgcatgtaaaaaaataagatgtCTCAGCCTCTTTCTTCAGATCACTGAGTGTTTTTTCTCTCTAACAGGAGGACTCAGTGTTTCAGTGTTTCTGTGTACTTGTACCTCACAGCATCACAGCTTAACTAGCCAGCTGACACCTACTGAAAAATCTTTGCATTTTTATTGACCATAAAATAATCAAAAGGCCTCTCTTGATAACTTCACCACAATTAGTAAATAAGAAGACCTGTTTTGCAGATACCATTACACAACAGTTAGTCAAATTTAttcataaagcactttaaaaacaacaacagctgaccaaagtgctggacaagcgaaaggaaaacaaaaacaaaataggaCAATTTAAGACATAAAACACAATCCTGGTGAGTTAAATGATAGtgaataaaaatgagttttaagatgagatttaaaaacagccatagAAGGAGCCAGACGTATGGTGAGCTCAGTCCAGAACCAGTACCGGTCCTGCAGAGTCCCGGTCCCCCCTGCTCTGTAGCCTGGAGTTGGTCAGCTAACCTAAGAGCCCCAGAAGCTCTATGGACATTTAAGAGCTGAGATGTAAGAAGGTGCAAGACCAtggaaagatttaaaaacaaataccgGTAGAAGAATTTTAACATTGATCCTCTAATGGGGTTCAGGGGTCACATGGTCCCGCCTTCGCGTTCTGGTCAGGACACGAGCTGAAGATGGGACAGGGAGGGAGTGAAgttgtaaaccttttttttatgcCTTTATCTTTCCCTGTTACTTCTGCTTGTTGAtgcaaaatgcattctgggataccaCTTTGCCTGGAGCCTCCACAGGTCTCCGCTGGACGCATCCTTGATGCAAAAACACAAGCGGAGAGTTCGGCCGTGTTTGTTTGGATGCAGAATTTGATCCGGATCAGTAATTGTGGCTTTGAGATCAAAGGACGGATAAGTATAGTGTCTATATTTAGAAACGGCTACAATCAAGTGTACAataatcacccccccccccccccccggccccctCCTTCTGCTGCTTTCTCTCTCCTATGAAGCACCACTCCATTAATCTGTGTTGTCAACATGAAGTGTAGGAATACAGTAGTGATGCAACAACTGGAATTGTTACTTTAGTGTAAATATTAATAGATGTTAACAATATTGAACCTTCTGACCAATGAAAAGCTGATAGTTCTGTATCAGATTTCATCCCCATCtactttgcttcttttttttaaatcacttcttctcttttaatctggatttgattgtttgtttttcaggtggtggGGAGGCCGTCCGTTGGTCCTACATTTCAGTTACAGCTAGTTATGTGCGGATCGATACTGGAATATCGATACTTCCGATACCAGATCTATACCCTCTAAAATCCAAACtaaaatatcgatacttttgatgcttcagtcatttgtggtaatgtatatcattaacaggaatacggtggaaagtaactaaactattcagattctGTCTAAATGACTTGCTactggtaggaactacttttcATTTTCATAGTAGTTCCTATTCTTGTTTATTATTCTCCTATTTATCTtaatgattttattattttacttaggatctttttttaatcatggaaacacctttttttgtTGTAACAGCTCGGCTACCTCAGTATACCTCTGACTTTAaacaaatagttaaataagtCACTCTGCTGTCTTGTATTCTTAAACTATCTAAAATACACAACTTTTTTAGATTTACTGACACACtaggtgtatttgcacaatgtatcgGTATTGAATCGGTATCGCCGACACCAGCCTGAATTTGACTCGATATCGGATCAGAAAGATCGGTGGTATCAAACATCACTAGTTACAGCCCATCAACCTGACTTTAAATCGTCTGTCCAAGGTGACCCACATGTAAGTGAAGTGCACCCTCTGCTGGATCAGCTTCATGTCTTTATTTGAATGTATCTGTTGAATGTATGTGTCTGCAATAATTTACACCAACTCTAGTGGAAATAAGTCATATTACAAGGCTTGACGGTCCGTCACCACTCACCAGCGCTGTATTTTCATCAACACGGTAGATTTATGTGTTTTACATGACATCAAAACGGTAGTTTTCCTATAAATCCACATTCATTCAGAGTTTGTGACTTACAAATTGTAATTTTTACACAAGGAACATGCCTCTGTTTTCACTATAtcaaaattgtttaaaatagttaaacttc encodes:
- the LOC133459639 gene encoding uncharacterized protein LOC133459639; translation: MALRCLVILAFLGLVACTLLMLRSPSDIQRTAARSKRSVTDVMKCSTSDPHTTILCAPRTKTTTFVIPFHTSPKSNDVWRLDMSGVMRMFGGKYPVMIWYMTLGDFYTWSWKYLVGESNADWSSSTTDRKALQWRKQLSLTSSRRNLVITLRPDQRSSSNAASCADFLISPWVEAKPPRYQYKICYTDSAPKVEITTWNGNVKSKHDKHVLINGKGETMSAPITNAWSDRDRDPAGRVNSWWTAVKSIVDALHVNSTCYACSLMPHSQRDLSFVKPKPLTVSDVICVLKGMFKATNTSGKPVRTKWLKLNLTDVSECSRWNQNLIGVNGTEA